A window from Schistosoma haematobium chromosome 3, whole genome shotgun sequence encodes these proteins:
- the GNB5 gene encoding guanine nucleotide binding protein (G protein), beta 5 (EggNog:ENOG4103I41~COG:S) produces the protein MAGDSADQGQGDAQLIQEVECLKRKLEDERNKLSDEDLVTASQHLDAVPSLNIRLRRVLKGHQGKVLSLSWSLDKRHIVSSSQDGKILVWDGFTTSKEYSISMPTTWLMSCAYSPSGGFIACGGLDNKCTVYPLLSEEDPILKKRLVATHTSYLSCCLFNISDHQLLTGSGDSSCVLWDVEYAQIIQSFYGHSADVLSIALSPSEFGKTFVSGGCDRCANVWDMRTGQCVQVFQGHDSDVNSVRFFPSGDAFATGSDDATIRLFDLRADREVCVYKKDSVIFPCNAVDFSLSGRLLFGGYSDHAVNIWDVLKGQRISILYCHENRISALRVSPDGTAICTGSWDTTLRIWA, from the exons ATGGCGGGTGACTCAGCCGATCAAGGTCAGGGCGATGCACAGCTGATCCAGGAGGTTGAGTGTCTGAAAAGAAAGCTTGAGGACGAGCGCAATAAGCTTTCTGATGAAGACC TTGTCACAGCTAGTCAGCACCTAGATGCAGTGCCATCTTTAAACATTCGGTTACGACGGGTACTTAAAGGTCATCAGGGTAAAGTATTGAGTCTCTCGTGGTCTTTAGATAAACGGCACATAGTAAGCTCTTCACAG GATGGAAAAATTCTAGTTTGGGATGGTTTCACTACATCCAAA GAATACTCAATATCAATGCCTACCACCTGGTTAATGTCATGTGCATACAGTCCTTCCGGAGGCTTCATCGCCTGTGG TGGCCTTGACAATAAATGCACAGTTTACCCACTTCTTTCGGAGGAGGACCCCATCCTCAAGAAAAGGCTTGTAGCAACGCATACTTCATACTTATCCTGCTGTTTATTCAACATATCTGATCACCAGCTCCTTACAGGTAGTGGAGACAGTTCATGTGTCTTATGGGATGTTGAATATGCACAAATAATACAAAGTTTCTATGGTCATTCTGCGGACGTGCTAAGCATTGCACTATCACCATCAGAATTCGGAAAAACATTTGTTTCTGGG GGATGTGACAGATGTGCTAACGTCTGGGATATGCGCACTGGACAGTGTGTTCAGGTATTCCAAGGTCATGACTCTGATGTCAACAGTGTCAGGTTTTTCCCTAGCGGTGATGCGTTTGCCACAGGCTCAGATGATGCAACCATCAGATTATTTGATCTGCGCGCTGATCGTGAAGTTTGTGTATACAAAAAGGATAGTGTCATTTTCCCATGCAATGCAGTTGACTTCTCTCTAAGTG GTCGCCTATTGTTTGGTGGTTATAGTGATCATGCTGTGAATATCTGGGATGTACTCAAAGGTCAACGTATTAGTATTCTCTATTGTCATGAAAATCGTATTTCAGCCTTACGTGTCAGCCCAGATGGAACAGCTATATGTACTGGGAGTTGGGACACAACTTTACGG ATTTGGGCGTAa